The following proteins are co-located in the Acidimicrobiia bacterium genome:
- a CDS encoding IS630 family transposase → MAERVRVRELSNDEGRKLLSIIRRGSGSVVRWRRAQIVLWSAQHMDVPAIAKIAFTSEDRVRAVIHNFNDDGFDSLVPKYAGGRPPTFTLGQRREIKKIALARPTDHDLPFSTWSLSKLAEFLVAEGVVDDISHEGLRVLLREEGVSFQVIKTFKVSNDPDFEAKKNRILELYDIADGTAPPGPDDPSVVICIDEFGPLNLQPHSGKQWAPVASGRGEVNSPRRRRMRATFTRPHGVRHMMAGYDLSSDRLYGHVVKKKDRSAFLAFCRYMRSLHPPEVRIAIVLDNFSPHRSTNKDARVGEWAEANNVEFAYTPFYGSWLNRIEAQFTALRYFALDGTDHTSHDEQARMIRRYIAWRNRNAHDQALTELINRANVA, encoded by the coding sequence ATGGCTGAACGTGTGCGGGTGCGGGAACTGTCCAACGATGAGGGCCGCAAGTTGCTCTCGATTATTCGGCGTGGTTCGGGTTCGGTGGTGAGGTGGCGCAGAGCCCAGATCGTGTTGTGGTCGGCGCAGCATATGGATGTGCCGGCGATCGCGAAGATCGCGTTCACGTCTGAGGATCGGGTGCGGGCGGTGATCCACAACTTCAATGACGACGGGTTCGACTCGCTCGTTCCGAAGTATGCGGGTGGGCGACCTCCGACGTTCACGTTGGGTCAGCGTCGGGAGATCAAAAAGATCGCGTTGGCCCGTCCGACGGATCATGATTTGCCGTTCTCGACGTGGTCGTTGTCGAAACTGGCCGAGTTCTTGGTGGCTGAGGGGGTGGTCGACGACATCAGCCACGAGGGCCTGCGGGTCCTGCTCCGCGAGGAAGGCGTCTCGTTTCAAGTGATCAAGACGTTCAAGGTGAGCAATGACCCGGACTTCGAAGCGAAGAAGAACCGGATTCTCGAGCTTTACGACATCGCCGATGGCACAGCACCACCTGGCCCTGATGATCCGAGCGTGGTGATCTGCATCGATGAGTTCGGGCCCCTCAATCTGCAGCCGCACTCTGGCAAGCAGTGGGCACCGGTCGCTTCTGGTCGCGGTGAGGTGAACTCGCCTCGGCGGCGTCGCATGCGTGCCACTTTCACCCGACCGCACGGGGTCCGTCACATGATGGCCGGCTATGACCTGTCGAGCGATCGACTCTACGGACACGTCGTCAAGAAGAAGGACCGCAGCGCGTTCTTGGCGTTCTGTCGCTATATGCGCTCGCTCCATCCGCCCGAGGTGAGAATCGCGATCGTGTTGGACAACTTCAGTCCGCACCGCTCGACCAACAAAGACGCTCGGGTGGGCGAGTGGGCCGAGGCGAACAACGTCGAGTTCGCCTACACGCCGTTCTACGGCTCATGGCTCAACAGGATCGAAGCCCAGTTCACCGCCCTGCGATACTTCGCTCTGGACGGCACCGACCACACCAGCCACGACGAACAAGCACGGATGATCCGCCGCTACATCGCATGGCGGAACCGCAACGCCCACGACCAAGCACTAACCGAACTCATCAACCGCGCAAACGTTGCCTGA
- a CDS encoding S-adenosylmethionine decarboxylase produces MSVVSSREHPSAATAAAGEDEAALEIILDAAHDPDLAPDIFRQRLVIEGTCRRPIAGTDIADYLERLSDVCGMHPLIEPVTHRSEKYGWAGWIHWETSGAHVYAWDRPTLFFSVDIYTCKAFDAPDAVRFTEEFFDAPEIVARAF; encoded by the coding sequence GTGAGTGTCGTGAGTTCCCGAGAGCACCCGAGTGCAGCGACCGCAGCCGCCGGAGAGGACGAGGCGGCGTTGGAGATCATCCTCGACGCTGCCCACGATCCCGACCTGGCGCCCGACATCTTCCGCCAGCGGCTCGTGATCGAGGGCACCTGCCGGCGCCCGATCGCGGGAACGGATATCGCCGACTACCTCGAGCGGTTGTCCGACGTGTGTGGCATGCACCCCCTGATCGAGCCGGTCACGCACCGGTCCGAGAAGTACGGATGGGCGGGTTGGATCCACTGGGAGACCTCCGGCGCCCACGTGTACGCGTGGGATCGACCGACGCTCTTCTTCTCGGTGGACATCTACACGTGCAAGGCGTTCGACGCGCCCGACGCCGTCCGGTTCACCGAAGAGTTCTTCGATGCACCCGAGATCGTGGCGCGCGCCTTCTGA